A segment of the Serratia fonticola genome:
GTTGGCGCCGCTTTCTTTTCACAGCATCGTTTTTATCCCGCGCTAATCGGTAATGATATCGGTTGCGGTATGTCGCTTTGGCAGACAGAACTGGCCGCAATGAAAACGCCGCTGGATAAGCTCGAAAAAAAATTGGGCAATATTGATGACCCTGTAGAGAGGGGCGACGTGGGGGATATTCCCCCAGCGTTACTGCCTTATGCGCACAGTTTGGGAACTATCGGCGGCGGGAATCATTTTGCCGAGCTTTTACAGGTCGATGAAATATACCAGGCGGATAGCGCTTTCGATAAAAAACGCCTGATGCTACTGGTTCATAGTGGTTCACGCGGTTTGGGTCAAAGCATCCTGGAACAGCATGTTCGCACCCACGGCCATCAGGGGTTACTGGAAAACAGTGACGAGGCTGGTGTCTATCTGCAGCAGCATCGACAGGCGCTGGATTTCGCCGCTTTCAACCGGCAAATCATCGCCGAGCGGATACTGCGACGCTTGCGTACCTCAGGCCATTGCCTGTTGGATATTCATCATAACCTGCTGGCGTCGGTGACGATTGACGGCATTCGTGGCTGGCTGCATCGCAAAGGCGCCACACCTTCCGATGAGGGATGGGTCGTGATCCCCGGCTCGCGCGGTGATTACAGTTATGTTGTGCAACCGTTGCCTAATGCCAACAGTCTGTTTTCTCTGGCTCATGGCGCTGGGCGCAAGT
Coding sequences within it:
- a CDS encoding RNA ligase RtcB family protein produces the protein MGNTFVSVSPRVSLIASEQTWIEGNAIQQLEITAKLPDMVRVVGMPDLHPGRGYPVGAAFFSQHRFYPALIGNDIGCGMSLWQTELAAMKTPLDKLEKKLGNIDDPVERGDVGDIPPALLPYAHSLGTIGGGNHFAELLQVDEIYQADSAFDKKRLMLLVHSGSRGLGQSILEQHVRTHGHQGLLENSDEAGVYLQQHRQALDFAAFNRQIIAERILRRLRTSGHCLLDIHHNLLASVTIDGIRGWLHRKGATPSDEGWVVIPGSRGDYSYVVQPLPNANSLFSLAHGAGRKWMRSECQDRLSARFTTEQLARTRFGSRVICRDRQLIYQEAPEAYKSIDSVVGALQQAGLVLLLARMKPVLTYKTSGGRK